From Luteococcus japonicus, one genomic window encodes:
- a CDS encoding response regulator, which produces MIRVLIADDQALVRRGLALFLSGEEDLEVVGEASSGPDAVRRARALAADVVLMDVRMPDGDGITATRELAQQQPPVAVVVVTTFDLDEYLFGALEAGAAGFLLKDCEPAELVTAVRAAASGEAMVQPRLTRRVIDEFARRRPAPATEITAQLSARELELVRALCEGLSNAELAERLHIEVSTVKTHLTRICTRLGVRDRVQLVVWAYRCGLAG; this is translated from the coding sequence GTGATCCGCGTGCTGATTGCCGATGACCAGGCCCTGGTCCGGCGTGGGCTGGCGCTCTTCCTGTCCGGTGAAGAGGATCTGGAGGTGGTGGGGGAGGCCTCCAGCGGACCCGACGCCGTGCGCCGAGCCAGAGCACTTGCCGCCGACGTGGTCCTGATGGACGTCCGGATGCCCGACGGCGACGGGATCACCGCCACCCGCGAGCTGGCCCAGCAACAGCCCCCGGTGGCGGTGGTCGTGGTCACCACCTTCGACCTCGACGAATACCTCTTCGGGGCGCTCGAAGCGGGGGCAGCCGGTTTCCTGCTCAAGGACTGCGAACCGGCCGAACTCGTCACTGCAGTGCGGGCCGCCGCGAGCGGGGAGGCCATGGTGCAGCCGCGGTTGACGCGACGGGTGATCGACGAGTTCGCACGTCGTCGGCCCGCCCCGGCGACAGAGATCACCGCCCAGCTCAGCGCACGCGAGCTGGAACTGGTCCGGGCCCTGTGCGAGGGCTTGAGCAATGCCGAGCTCGCGGAGCGACTGCACATCGAGGTGAGCACGGTGAAGACCCACCTGACCAGGATCTGCACCCGGCTCGGGGTTCGAGACCGGGTGCAGCTGGTGGTGTGGGCGTACCGGTGCGGCCTGGCGGGGTGA